Within Fusibacter sp. A1, the genomic segment CTTTTTCAAATGCGAGGGCCATCACGGCAATGTGCGGTTCGTCTGTCGGAAGTATGATCTCCGGTGTTTCAGCGGATTTCACAATAAAGTCCGAAGCGATAAGCCCCAACAGCTCCTTACGTCTAGGTGACTTTGATGCCAAAACCAATCTCATAATCATCACTGCTTTCTTTAAAATTTTGAATAGATAAATAGTCCTATCAGTAATCCGATCACACCCGCTAGGTTGATCGTCATTCTAAAACCGAGTGTTAAGGTCATAATTGCCATATCAAGGGTGAACGGATCGACTCCTATCGATTTGCTATAGTTCAGAACAGGTACAAGACCCCCAAGAAGATCCCCGATAATGCCCCCAATTACGAGGCCGACCAGCATAAAAACGAGTAAAACAATTGGATTCTTCTTCAAAGCTCAACCTCCATACATCGTTACACAATAGAAATACGCTATCCTAAAGATAACGTATTATACAGTCAAAATGCCCGAATTTTCGTCAAATATCTTACTAAAAAAGACTACCCCCAGTGTAGCACTTTAAGTGTCAATTTTCAAGTAAGTGAAGCCCTTGTAATTAAAGTTTAAG encodes:
- a CDS encoding DUF4321 domain-containing protein; translated protein: MKKNPIVLLVFMLVGLVIGGIIGDLLGGLVPVLNYSKSIGVDPFTLDMAIMTLTLGFRMTINLAGVIGLLIGLFIYSKF